A single genomic interval of Magnetococcales bacterium harbors:
- a CDS encoding LPS-assembly protein LptD has product MVRHCIDPFDADKTIRPRSISRGWVLGLAAFLTLAAGMGQAEDQPEKPMDVHADSLDMDRENQGIVARGNVRILQGEALELKADEAGYSGVSRELRAKGNIHLLHQGNRFTSEQAVYNTQTRSGHLDAVTMDMAGEGGRGGARGVDLNGPDTLRMEEAWYTQCECDPPPWKLSAGEIDIDRKENSLIARDVRFHVGEIPIAWLPWWEQPVDKQRKSGFLTPDIRTGDSNGFELEVPYYFNLAAQQDLTLAVRPITRRGVMGKMQYRYLGLGYEGGIQTQQIQDNLEDTWRGLTTFDHKGRKWGWDLTARGEHSQTRDYINDFHQNLVETSARRLESHVTAARNVIHDDGFSAFRIGARWNQDLEATDDRFTVQSLPFAVYSDSQPLNALPDGWIFDGLDGNRWRLQREFHLDHFYQQSGDAVQRFDAAPAVAYSRELGVFRLDLRGQLRETAYMIQGDPAQTGMDLESTQHRESSTVSAGVSSRLFRAYPGFAIHTLEPRIEYAHSAATDQSLLPNYDATQRYFAFSNLFGDSLFSGLDRISVGHRIGYALTSRLLNHGAADALWQSAEVSLGQRWAPEGSREYQQGEDFSQVVSAMGLRLRGGWEIDATNRYDPDVQEIENTSVRLSLFHTRRDSIALGYHYNQPSPTGVMMENTGSLLEDAVIDTHLGLNEQWSWSQEASYSLNQNTIKSWRTGLAYEHQCWKLSLEGGRNLAHDTDNHGGGFIGLFLGLKGIGDYGV; this is encoded by the coding sequence ATGGTTCGGCACTGTATCGACCCGTTCGACGCCGACAAGACGATCCGGCCCCGATCGATTTCTCGGGGTTGGGTCCTTGGCCTGGCCGCGTTTCTGACACTGGCCGCCGGAATGGGACAGGCGGAGGATCAACCGGAAAAACCCATGGATGTCCATGCCGATTCCCTGGATATGGATCGGGAAAATCAGGGCATCGTCGCCAGAGGAAACGTCCGGATCCTCCAGGGGGAGGCGTTGGAACTCAAGGCGGATGAGGCGGGGTATTCCGGGGTCAGCCGCGAGCTTCGCGCCAAGGGCAACATTCATCTTCTGCACCAGGGAAACCGCTTTACCAGCGAGCAGGCGGTCTACAATACCCAAACCCGGAGTGGTCATCTCGACGCGGTGACCATGGACATGGCCGGCGAGGGGGGACGTGGCGGTGCCAGGGGGGTTGATCTCAACGGTCCCGACACCCTGCGGATGGAAGAGGCCTGGTACACCCAGTGCGAATGCGATCCCCCTCCATGGAAACTTTCCGCCGGCGAAATCGACATCGACCGCAAGGAAAATTCCCTGATTGCCCGGGATGTCCGGTTCCATGTCGGCGAGATTCCCATCGCCTGGTTGCCCTGGTGGGAACAACCCGTGGACAAGCAGCGAAAGAGTGGGTTTCTCACCCCGGACATTCGTACCGGAGACAGCAATGGTTTCGAGCTCGAAGTTCCCTATTATTTCAATCTGGCCGCGCAACAGGACCTGACTCTGGCGGTTCGTCCCATTACCCGCAGGGGGGTCATGGGAAAGATGCAATACCGTTATCTCGGTCTGGGATACGAAGGTGGGATCCAAACCCAGCAAATCCAGGACAACCTTGAGGATACGTGGCGCGGGTTGACCACGTTTGACCACAAGGGGCGGAAGTGGGGGTGGGATCTGACCGCCCGCGGGGAACACAGCCAGACCCGCGACTATATCAACGATTTTCATCAGAATCTGGTCGAAACCTCGGCGCGACGGCTTGAATCCCATGTGACTGCGGCGCGCAACGTCATTCACGATGACGGTTTTTCCGCCTTTCGCATTGGGGCGCGATGGAATCAGGACCTGGAGGCGACCGATGACCGGTTCACGGTTCAGAGTCTTCCTTTTGCCGTCTACAGCGACAGTCAACCCCTCAATGCCCTTCCCGATGGCTGGATTTTTGACGGCCTTGACGGCAATCGCTGGCGTTTGCAGCGGGAATTTCATCTGGATCATTTCTATCAGCAATCGGGAGACGCGGTTCAGCGCTTTGATGCCGCTCCGGCGGTGGCGTATTCTCGGGAACTGGGGGTTTTCCGGCTCGACCTGCGTGGACAACTGCGTGAAACGGCGTACATGATCCAGGGTGATCCGGCGCAGACGGGGATGGATCTCGAAAGTACCCAGCACCGGGAATCCTCGACGGTGAGCGCGGGCGTTTCGAGTCGTTTGTTCCGCGCCTATCCCGGCTTCGCGATCCATACCCTGGAACCCCGGATCGAATATGCCCATAGCGCCGCGACCGATCAGAGCCTGCTGCCCAACTACGACGCCACCCAGAGATATTTTGCCTTTTCCAATCTGTTCGGCGATTCGCTCTTCTCCGGACTGGATCGGATCAGCGTCGGGCATCGTATCGGCTATGCCCTGACCTCGCGTCTGCTCAACCATGGCGCTGCCGATGCCTTGTGGCAGAGCGCGGAGGTGAGTCTTGGTCAGCGTTGGGCGCCCGAAGGATCCCGTGAATACCAGCAGGGCGAGGATTTTTCACAGGTGGTATCGGCCATGGGGTTGCGTCTGCGTGGTGGTTGGGAGATCGATGCCACCAACCGTTACGACCCCGATGTCCAGGAAATCGAAAATACTTCTGTCCGTCTGTCGCTGTTTCATACACGCAGGGACAGCATTGCCCTGGGATACCATTACAATCAGCCTTCGCCAACGGGGGTGATGATGGAAAACACGGGATCGCTCCTGGAAGATGCCGTGATCGATACCCATCTTGGTTTGAACGAACAATGGTCCTGGAGCCAGGAGGCAAGTTATTCCCTGAATCAGAATACCATCAAGAGTTGGCGGACGGGGCTTGCCTACGAGCATCAATGTTGGAAGTTGAGCCTCGAAGGGGGACGCAACCTGGCCCATGATACCGACAATCATGGTGGCGGGTTCATTGGGTTGTTTCTTGGACTGAAAGGGATCGGCGATTATGGGGTCTGA
- the pdxA gene encoding 4-hydroxythreonine-4-phosphate dehydrogenase PdxA, protein MAAGFAPAGLRGISLIAVSMGDPAGIGPELVLRGFSPLPRRVHVGDPEVYRKMARHFHLDLEMVEVASPEMAATLPGHVFSILPVEGGGAVEKWLPGHPDPRFAAATVNSILSCCRLAQAGRVMAMVTPPINKSVLHAAGYSFPGHTELIGSCAGSLHPVMMLTGRGLRVVPVTIHQSLASVSSTLTRDAVEQCIMTTWQALIDDFAIARPRVTVAGLNPHAGEGGIFGHEEEKLLIPVCDRLRHVLGPGLVGPLPADTLFHERARASYDAVVLMYHDQALIPLKMLAFGEAVNVTLGLPFIRTSVDHGTAYDIAGRGVADGRSYREALGLAGILSANRKKIIEKKKGSGGLPPGF, encoded by the coding sequence ATGGCTGCGGGATTTGCGCCTGCGGGCCTTCGTGGAATTTCCTTGATCGCGGTTTCCATGGGGGATCCTGCCGGCATTGGGCCGGAGCTGGTTCTGCGTGGCTTTTCTCCACTGCCGCGTCGGGTTCATGTGGGGGATCCCGAGGTCTACAGGAAGATGGCGCGGCATTTTCATCTTGATCTGGAAATGGTCGAGGTCGCTTCTCCCGAGATGGCGGCAACGTTGCCGGGGCATGTTTTTTCCATTCTGCCTGTCGAAGGGGGCGGGGCTGTGGAGAAATGGCTTCCTGGCCATCCCGATCCCCGTTTTGCCGCGGCGACGGTCAACAGTATTCTTTCGTGTTGCCGGCTGGCCCAGGCGGGTCGGGTCATGGCGATGGTGACGCCCCCCATCAATAAAAGTGTCTTGCATGCGGCGGGATATTCCTTTCCGGGGCATACCGAACTCATCGGTTCCTGCGCTGGATCTCTTCATCCGGTGATGATGTTGACCGGTCGGGGGTTGCGGGTGGTGCCGGTGACGATCCATCAATCCCTGGCCAGTGTCTCTTCGACCCTGACTCGGGATGCCGTTGAACAATGTATCATGACCACATGGCAGGCGTTGATCGACGATTTTGCCATCGCCCGGCCTCGGGTGACTGTTGCCGGTCTCAATCCCCATGCCGGCGAGGGGGGGATTTTTGGTCACGAGGAAGAGAAATTGTTGATTCCTGTCTGTGACCGTTTGCGACACGTTTTGGGTCCAGGCCTGGTGGGACCGCTTCCGGCCGATACTCTTTTTCACGAGCGGGCGCGTGCTTCCTATGATGCCGTTGTGTTGATGTATCACGATCAGGCGTTGATTCCCCTTAAAATGCTGGCTTTTGGCGAGGCGGTCAATGTCACTTTGGGATTGCCGTTCATCCGCACCAGTGTGGATCATGGGACTGCCTATGACATTGCCGGGCGGGGGGTGGCGGATGGACGTTCCTATCGGGAGGCGCTCGGGTTGGCCGGGATCCTGTCGGCCAACCGAAAAAAAATTATTGAAAAAAAAAAGGGGTCTGGGGGATTGCCCCCAGGGTTTTGA
- a CDS encoding bifunctional folylpolyglutamate synthase/dihydrofolate synthase, translated as MMSPLTQVLDRMALATVPGIHLGLDRVEALLERLGHPEREIRAIHVAGTNGKGSVIAFLEAMLLAQGVCVATYTSPHLVRFNERFRIQGRDVNDEPIARALERVLAAAGDIPATWFEKITVAAFLLFVDQGFGRRGADRPSDWGLVLLETGMGGRLDATNVVAPLMTLITAIGLDHTTELGTDIVTIAGEKGGIMKKNVPALTSCGPGPAQDLLLSRGRAIDAPVFLPGRDYRFDVPEMGGEWRFEDDRGGIELPLPGLPGRHQFENAALAVAAARRLADRGIDISSQAIAAGLTGVRWPGRLERVPGNPDLLLDGAHNPLGMTALTRFLDDDPHLPGRRTVIFSALRDKNIHSMIDILAPSVHRAVAVMVGAGRGCPTDVLASLWRKSGKESFEAVDFADAWSRALAVTPAGGQIVVTGSLYLVGQVRSLLDSRRSRV; from the coding sequence ATGATGTCACCTTTAACCCAGGTTCTTGACCGGATGGCATTGGCCACGGTGCCAGGGATTCATCTCGGTTTGGACCGGGTCGAGGCGCTTCTGGAACGTCTGGGTCATCCCGAGCGGGAGATTCGGGCAATCCATGTGGCGGGGACCAACGGCAAGGGTTCGGTGATCGCCTTTCTCGAAGCGATGCTTTTGGCCCAGGGGGTTTGTGTCGCCACCTATACGTCACCCCATCTGGTCCGGTTCAATGAACGGTTTCGGATTCAGGGGCGGGATGTCAATGACGAACCGATCGCCCGCGCTTTGGAGCGGGTGTTGGCGGCGGCGGGTGACATCCCCGCCACTTGGTTCGAGAAAATTACCGTCGCGGCGTTTTTGTTGTTCGTCGATCAGGGATTTGGCCGGAGGGGTGCGGACCGGCCATCGGATTGGGGATTGGTGCTGCTGGAGACGGGAATGGGGGGGCGATTGGATGCGACCAACGTGGTGGCTCCCCTGATGACCCTGATCACCGCCATCGGCCTGGATCATACGACCGAACTGGGGACGGACATCGTGACCATCGCCGGCGAGAAGGGGGGTATCATGAAAAAAAACGTCCCGGCCCTGACCAGTTGTGGCCCCGGTCCGGCCCAGGATCTCCTCCTGTCCCGCGGACGTGCCATCGATGCCCCGGTTTTTCTTCCGGGACGGGACTATCGTTTCGATGTTCCGGAAATGGGGGGCGAATGGCGGTTCGAAGACGACCGGGGAGGGATCGAGCTGCCGCTTCCGGGACTTCCAGGACGGCATCAATTTGAAAATGCCGCGCTTGCCGTGGCGGCAGCGCGGCGTCTGGCGGATCGGGGCATCGATATTTCTTCCCAGGCAATCGCGGCGGGATTGACCGGGGTTCGCTGGCCCGGACGCCTGGAACGGGTACCGGGAAATCCCGACCTGCTTCTCGACGGCGCCCACAACCCTTTGGGAATGACGGCATTGACCCGATTCCTCGATGATGACCCGCATCTTCCGGGACGGCGTACCGTGATCTTTTCGGCGTTGCGGGACAAAAACATTCATTCCATGATCGACATCCTGGCTCCCTCGGTACACAGGGCGGTCGCGGTGATGGTGGGGGCGGGACGAGGATGTCCGACGGATGTCCTTGCCTCTTTGTGGCGCAAATCTGGCAAGGAGTCTTTTGAAGCCGTGGATTTTGCCGATGCCTGGTCCCGGGCCCTGGCGGTGACCCCCGCCGGGGGACAAATCGTGGTCACGGGTTCGTTATATCTGGTGGGACAGGTACGTTCCCTGTTAGACTCCCGACGGTCTCGGGTGTGA
- a CDS encoding glycosyltransferase — protein MSVDQYCQRALSVSDGNGIDPVGEAPGGSRVALLIPIHNGLAFTQKTLAGLAERLFQGGDFERRVVVVVIDDGSSDGSADWIRLWYPQVHLLHGDGSLWWSGSINLGARYALERLRVDWLLLWNNDILCHEDYFQRLFDLLVCPDPWCLIGSKLMFLEPPDVIFSMGCRFDSHTARSRLLGSGQKDGTDFAQPIEVDWVGGMGTVVHRRVVERIGYWDERRFPQYAGDADFCLRAGKAGCRIRVEPGLVIWNDTSSSGLPHRNRFDLFFRSFADRKSWFHLPTQIYWVLRHGQSLNAWIHLLRLYAGYVGGFVYWKVLGTLGLCREKKRNPSPWRGRWFREGAYFLLGLRLFLYNKLFNRLPFAIVRRWVHRLYLIQGEGSNILSGVEFLYSGLDRNKIRIGRNSVIGNRVVLDGRGGAIIIGDCVDIARECALFTLQHEPDDDHHGVRGGDVVIEDHVWIAARVTVLPGVTIGRGAVVATNSVVTRNVEPMAIVAGNPARKIGIRRSKLDYVLNYFPYFQ, from the coding sequence ATGAGCGTCGATCAATATTGCCAACGGGCACTGTCCGTATCGGACGGCAATGGCATTGATCCTGTCGGGGAAGCACCGGGCGGGTCTCGGGTGGCGCTCCTGATCCCGATTCACAATGGACTTGCCTTTACGCAAAAGACTCTGGCCGGGTTGGCGGAGCGGTTGTTCCAGGGCGGGGATTTTGAGCGACGGGTGGTGGTGGTGGTCATCGATGATGGTTCCAGCGATGGCAGTGCCGATTGGATTCGGCTGTGGTATCCGCAGGTGCATCTTTTGCATGGCGATGGTTCTCTGTGGTGGAGTGGCTCGATCAATCTGGGGGCGCGGTATGCCTTGGAGCGGTTGCGGGTTGATTGGCTTCTTCTTTGGAACAATGACATCCTCTGTCACGAGGACTATTTCCAACGTTTGTTCGATCTGCTGGTGTGTCCGGATCCCTGGTGCCTGATCGGCTCCAAGTTGATGTTCCTGGAACCGCCCGACGTTATTTTTTCCATGGGCTGCCGGTTTGATTCGCATACCGCCCGGAGCCGCTTGTTGGGCAGCGGGCAGAAGGATGGGACGGACTTCGCGCAACCGATCGAGGTCGATTGGGTGGGGGGAATGGGAACGGTGGTGCATCGGCGGGTGGTGGAACGGATTGGATATTGGGATGAACGCCGCTTTCCCCAATATGCGGGCGATGCCGATTTTTGTCTTCGGGCGGGAAAGGCAGGGTGTCGCATTCGGGTCGAACCTGGCCTGGTCATCTGGAACGATACCTCCAGTTCCGGTCTTCCCCATCGCAACCGTTTCGACCTGTTTTTCCGTTCGTTTGCCGACAGAAAATCATGGTTTCATCTGCCGACCCAGATTTATTGGGTTCTGCGCCACGGCCAGTCCCTGAACGCCTGGATTCATTTATTACGTCTCTATGCCGGTTATGTAGGAGGTTTCGTCTATTGGAAGGTTCTTGGCACGTTGGGGCTGTGCCGGGAAAAAAAGAGAAACCCTTCCCCCTGGAGGGGACGGTGGTTCAGGGAAGGGGCCTATTTTCTGTTGGGGCTGCGTCTTTTCCTCTACAACAAGTTGTTTAACCGATTGCCTTTCGCCATTGTGCGGCGCTGGGTGCATCGGCTCTATCTGATCCAGGGGGAGGGAAGCAACATTCTTTCCGGAGTCGAATTTCTCTATTCGGGGTTGGACAGGAATAAGATTCGTATTGGCCGCAATTCGGTGATCGGAAACCGGGTGGTGTTGGATGGGCGGGGGGGGGCCATCATCATCGGTGATTGTGTCGATATTGCCCGGGAGTGTGCGTTGTTTACGTTGCAACACGAGCCGGATGACGATCATCATGGGGTTCGGGGGGGCGATGTCGTCATCGAAGATCATGTGTGGATCGCCGCGCGGGTGACGGTTCTTCCCGGGGTGACCATTGGTCGGGGGGCGGTGGTGGCGACGAACTCGGTGGTGACCCGCAATGTGGAACCCATGGCCATCGTGGCGGGCAATCCCGCCAGGAAAATCGGGATCCGCCGCTCCAAACTCGACTACGTTCTCAACTATTTTCCCTATTTTCAATGA
- a CDS encoding peptidylprolyl isomerase: MISGVRGFGMGAGWDRRVGVLSLLAFLAWFFVAARVVDAADPRDRMEHPGRIQGQPVTSQESKGSATGSSSGTSRVFRAVPEKEKDNGRVQDGSRAVSGDAPSSASGETVLQGGPLDRIVAVVEAQVISDQPVQPQIITLSEVDDLITPALEKLRAKGEEFDLEALRKRGLDELIVRKLRDQKAAQLGVTVTDDDIDDIIGQLERKNKLPPGGLPDALRREGIDYARYRRQLNDQILESRLMKRVIHPLISVTDDEMRLLFEQMARDQSREEEIHLGQILLEVPSGATFDEVDRLREKALDMARSLREGKSLAALASQFSSDSSGLSGGDMGWFKKGDLPENLERAVFHLDKEEVSEPLRSPQGFHIFKMLDRRLREVGLESRPGGERFKARHILVKVDANRSEEAARARIEEVRRKIEDGEPFEKWAAEVSEDANSARDGGHLGWFERGAMVEAFDKATGALKKGEVSAPVRTPFGWHLIKLEDRESLSPSSFEAQKPMLEQRLLATKAKDRYKQWLRDLRLRAFVEFP, translated from the coding sequence ATGATTTCCGGCGTCCGCGGGTTCGGGATGGGCGCTGGTTGGGACCGCCGGGTTGGGGTTTTGTCGTTGCTGGCGTTCCTGGCTTGGTTTTTTGTGGCGGCGCGGGTGGTTGACGCAGCCGACCCGAGGGATCGGATGGAACATCCGGGCAGAATTCAGGGGCAACCGGTCACGTCCCAGGAGTCCAAGGGGTCCGCAACGGGATCTTCGTCGGGCACGTCTCGGGTCTTTCGGGCGGTTCCGGAAAAGGAGAAGGATAACGGACGTGTCCAGGATGGATCTCGGGCCGTTTCCGGGGATGCCCCATCTTCCGCATCCGGGGAGACGGTCTTGCAGGGCGGGCCATTGGATCGGATTGTCGCGGTTGTCGAGGCCCAGGTCATCAGCGATCAACCGGTTCAACCCCAGATCATCACCTTGTCGGAGGTGGACGATCTGATTACCCCGGCGCTTGAAAAATTGCGCGCAAAGGGGGAGGAATTCGACCTGGAGGCGCTCAGAAAGCGGGGACTGGATGAATTGATCGTCCGCAAATTGCGCGACCAGAAGGCGGCGCAGTTGGGGGTGACCGTGACGGATGACGACATCGATGACATCATCGGTCAGTTGGAACGAAAAAACAAACTGCCACCCGGTGGACTTCCCGATGCCTTGCGGCGGGAAGGGATCGATTATGCTCGTTACCGCAGGCAGTTGAACGATCAGATTCTTGAAAGCCGGTTGATGAAACGGGTCATTCATCCTCTGATTTCCGTTACCGACGACGAGATGCGCCTTCTTTTCGAGCAGATGGCGCGGGATCAGAGCCGGGAAGAGGAAATCCACCTTGGACAGATTCTCTTGGAGGTCCCATCCGGAGCGACGTTCGATGAGGTCGATCGGTTGCGGGAGAAGGCGTTGGACATGGCCCGGTCGTTGCGCGAGGGCAAGAGTCTGGCCGCTTTGGCGAGTCAGTTTTCCAGTGACTCCTCGGGCCTGAGTGGCGGCGACATGGGATGGTTCAAAAAGGGTGATTTGCCCGAGAACCTGGAGCGTGCGGTATTTCATCTGGACAAGGAGGAGGTATCCGAACCGCTTCGTTCTCCCCAGGGGTTTCATATTTTCAAGATGCTTGACCGGCGTTTGCGGGAGGTCGGTCTGGAGTCGCGTCCGGGGGGCGAGCGGTTCAAGGCGCGACATATTCTTGTCAAGGTCGATGCCAACCGTTCCGAGGAAGCGGCGCGGGCGCGGATCGAGGAGGTCCGACGGAAGATCGAGGATGGCGAACCGTTCGAAAAATGGGCCGCCGAGGTGTCCGAGGATGCCAACTCTGCCCGTGATGGCGGTCATTTGGGGTGGTTCGAGCGGGGGGCGATGGTCGAGGCCTTTGACAAGGCGACGGGCGCCCTCAAAAAGGGGGAGGTCAGCGCCCCGGTTCGCACTCCGTTTGGCTGGCATCTGATCAAGCTGGAGGACAGGGAATCCTTGAGCCCCAGTTCGTTCGAGGCGCAAAAGCCGATGCTTGAACAACGCCTTCTTGCCACCAAGGCCAAGGATCGCTACAAGCAATGGCTGCGGGATTTGCGCCTGCGGGCCTTCGTGGAATTTCCTTGA
- the aroQ gene encoding type II 3-dehydroquinate dehydratase — translation MSDSRWRFLVLNGPNLNLLGRREPSIYGAATLEEIERDCRKAALEWGVDLDFFQSNHEGALLDRIGAALGMVDMIIINPAALTHTSVGLRDALLAVGIPVIEVHLSNVYRREPFRHHSYIADIALGQIAGLGAIGYRLAIEAGIGYLDRSVAEKNMENHGYPPGKGRDRQ, via the coding sequence ATGTCTGATTCCCGGTGGCGATTTCTGGTTTTGAATGGTCCCAATCTGAATCTTCTGGGACGTCGCGAACCATCGATCTATGGCGCGGCCACCCTGGAAGAGATCGAACGCGATTGCCGCAAGGCGGCGCTGGAATGGGGCGTGGACCTTGATTTTTTTCAGAGCAACCATGAAGGGGCGCTTCTTGATCGGATCGGAGCCGCCCTGGGAATGGTCGATATGATCATCATCAATCCCGCCGCGTTGACCCATACCTCGGTCGGACTGCGCGATGCCTTGCTGGCGGTCGGAATTCCCGTCATCGAGGTCCATCTTTCGAACGTTTACCGCCGAGAACCGTTTCGCCATCATTCCTACATCGCCGATATTGCCCTTGGTCAGATTGCAGGATTGGGGGCGATCGGATATCGTCTGGCGATCGAGGCGGGGATTGGGTATCTCGATCGTTCGGTGGCTGAAAAAAACATGGAAAATCATGGCTATCCACCGGGAAAGGGAAGGGATCGCCAATGA
- a CDS encoding glutamate racemase, with protein sequence MSYPYDHRPIGLFDSGVGGLTVLHELLARFPQETFIYLGDTARVPYGTKSPATVQRYTIQVAEFLLRMDVKCLVAACNTASALGLPALRAHCATPAIGVIEPGCKAAVGALGAGGGKVGVIGTHATIASDAYARTLNLLLPECPVRSLSCPLFVPVVEEGWTAYPSTHLLIRESLQPLIDDPVDVLILGCTHYPILKPQIAQVLGPRTLLVDSAQAVAVELNRLLGSGIVLPSSRRESVRFHVTDAAPRFREVASRFLPLLEIDSVEVVDL encoded by the coding sequence ATGAGTTATCCTTATGACCATCGGCCCATTGGCCTGTTCGACTCCGGAGTTGGCGGGCTGACTGTCCTTCATGAACTGCTTGCCCGGTTTCCCCAGGAGACGTTCATTTACCTGGGGGACACGGCGCGGGTCCCCTATGGAACGAAATCTCCTGCCACGGTGCAGCGCTATACCATCCAGGTGGCGGAGTTTTTGTTGCGGATGGATGTCAAATGTCTGGTGGCTGCCTGCAATACCGCATCGGCGTTGGGACTGCCGGCGTTGCGTGCCCATTGTGCCACACCGGCGATCGGTGTGATCGAACCGGGTTGCAAGGCGGCGGTGGGAGCACTGGGGGCGGGAGGGGGAAAGGTTGGTGTGATTGGCACCCACGCCACCATTGCCAGCGATGCCTATGCCAGAACCTTGAACCTGTTGCTTCCTGAATGTCCGGTACGTTCGCTTTCGTGCCCCCTGTTCGTGCCGGTGGTCGAGGAAGGATGGACCGCCTATCCTTCGACCCACCTTTTGATCCGGGAAAGCCTGCAACCGTTGATCGATGATCCGGTCGATGTGCTGATCCTGGGGTGTACCCACTATCCCATTCTGAAGCCCCAGATCGCCCAGGTGTTGGGACCGCGGACCCTTCTGGTGGATTCGGCGCAGGCAGTGGCAGTCGAACTCAACCGCTTGTTGGGCTCGGGAATCGTTCTTCCCTCCTCCCGCAGGGAATCGGTTCGCTTCCATGTGACCGATGCCGCCCCCCGATTTCGGGAAGTGGCCTCCCGTTTTCTGCCGCTACTGGAAATCGATTCGGTCGAAGTGGTCGATCTGTAG